A segment of the Gemmatimonadaceae bacterium genome:
CGGTTCTGCTCGTCGGGGCTGCAGACGGTGGCGTTCGCGGCGCAGGAGATCCTGAGCGGGATGGCCGATGTCGTGCTGGCCGGAGGCATCGAGATGATGAGCCAGGTGCCGATGGCCGGCTACCATACGCGGCTCGATCCCGAAGCGGTGGAGAGTTACATCGGCATGGGATTCACCGCCGAGCGCGTGGCCGAACGCTGGAAGGTGTCGCGCGAGGAGCAGGACGCGTGGGCGCTGGGGAGCCAGCAGAAAGCGGTGCGGGCGATGCAGTCGGGGGCGTTCGACGCCCAGATCGTGCCGGTGCCGGTGGCGCGCGCCACATGGCACGGGGCGAGCAAGGACGAGACGACGGTGGAGTTCACGCGCGACGAACTGCCGCGCGCCGACGCGACCCTGGACGGGCTGGCCAAGCTGCGGCCGGCGTTCAAGGCCAAGGGCACCGTGACGGCGGGCAATGCGAGTCCGTACTCCGACGGCGCCGCGGCGCTGCTGCTGATGAGCGGCGAGCGCGCCAGGGCGCTGGGGCTCGATCCGCTGGCGCGGTTCATCACGTTCGCCGTGGCCGGCGTGGATCCCGACGTGATGGGGATCGGACCGATCAAGGCCGTGCCCAAGGCGCTCGCGCGCGCCGGCCTCACGCTCGACCAGGTGACGTTGATCGAGTTCAACGAGGCGTTCGCGGCGCAGGTCGTGGCCGTGGTGCGCGAGTTGGGCATGGATCCGGCGCGGGTGAACGTGAACGGCGGAGCGATCGCGCTGGGCCATCCGCTGGGGGCCACGGGGTCAAAGCTCTCGACGCAGGTGATCCACGAACTGCGGGCGCGCGGGGGCGGCATCGGGCTCGTGACGATGTGCATCGGCGGCGGCATGGGAGCGGCGGGACTCTTCGAAGTCCCGGCCGGGAAGTAACCCTCCGTTCCGGCGAGCGACCGGGCGTCCACCGGTTCGATGCCGGGCTTCCCAAGGTGTCTATCTTTGGGTAGCAGCGCGCCGATCGCGGCGCGCGGGAGGATGGCAATGCACGACACGGACAACACGGCCGGGGCCGCGGCCGCCGATCTGACGGCCAACACGCTGAAGACGGCGCGGCGGGGGCTGCTGCGCGTTCATCGGCTCCTGCTGGAAGTGGAGCGCGTGGAGCTGGAGCGGGAGCGCGGGCGCCTGACGCCCAACGAATATCTGCAGGCGGTGCTGCACGAGCCGTCGTTCGCGTGGCTGCGCCCCGCGTCGCAGCTCATCGTGCAGATCGACGAGGCGCTGGACGACGCCGAGCGGGAGCACACGGTGATCGCGAGCGGCGTGAGCGCCGCGCTGCTGGCGCAGGTGCGGGCGCTGTTCACGCCGGTGCCGCCCACGACGACGTTCGCGGCGCGGTATCTGGAGATGCTGCAGCGCCACCCGGACGTGGTGTTCGCGCACCGCGACCTGATGGCCGAGCTGCCGAAGGGATTTCTCGGACCGCCGGCCTCGATGCTGGCGTGAATGCCGGTAGGACGGTAGGAGGGTAGGACGGTCGTGGGTAGACGGCGTTCCGCAGTTATCCGTCCTACCCCCCTACGCCCCTACCGTCCTACCGGCTTCTCATGCAGC
Coding sequences within it:
- a CDS encoding thiolase family protein, which codes for MTDVVIVSAVRSAVGRGKKDGALAGVHPVELSSRLMRAAVDRVGVDPAIVDDVLWGCAMPEAGQGLNVARLSLLRAGFPVDVPGATVNRFCSSGLQTVAFAAQEILSGMADVVLAGGIEMMSQVPMAGYHTRLDPEAVESYIGMGFTAERVAERWKVSREEQDAWALGSQQKAVRAMQSGAFDAQIVPVPVARATWHGASKDETTVEFTRDELPRADATLDGLAKLRPAFKAKGTVTAGNASPYSDGAAALLLMSGERARALGLDPLARFITFAVAGVDPDVMGIGPIKAVPKALARAGLTLDQVTLIEFNEAFAAQVVAVVRELGMDPARVNVNGGAIALGHPLGATGSKLSTQVIHELRARGGGIGLVTMCIGGGMGAAGLFEVPAGK